From one Streptomyces chromofuscus genomic stretch:
- a CDS encoding toxin-antitoxin system, toxin component: MRRLCGELVAELTLPVPARPGDLYAALCDAMSRRRGRPVHCRTAAFPPGTASGLWLDMADQDLVVIEERTAPEHQLVILGHELWHMKAGHCSHHVEGAAVAARLLDDNADLQATVLKVAARTRFDLADEKEAERFGLLLASKCRTWLAGSALRGPVQRDHLAGRIEASLGYVGPQH; the protein is encoded by the coding sequence ATGCGCCGCCTGTGCGGCGAGCTGGTCGCGGAGCTGACCCTGCCCGTCCCGGCGCGCCCGGGCGACCTGTACGCCGCGCTGTGCGACGCGATGAGCAGACGCCGCGGCCGCCCCGTCCACTGCCGTACGGCCGCCTTCCCGCCGGGCACCGCCAGCGGGCTGTGGCTCGACATGGCCGACCAGGACCTCGTCGTCATCGAGGAACGCACCGCCCCCGAACACCAGTTGGTGATCCTCGGGCACGAGCTGTGGCACATGAAGGCCGGGCACTGCAGCCACCACGTCGAGGGCGCCGCGGTCGCCGCCCGTTTACTCGACGACAACGCCGACCTCCAGGCGACGGTGCTGAAGGTCGCCGCCCGCACCCGCTTCGACCTCGCCGACGAGAAGGAGGCGGAGCGCTTCGGGCTGCTGCTCGCCAGCAAGTGCCGTACCTGGCTGGCCGGTTCGGCACTGCGCGGGCCCGTGCAGCGCGACCACCTGGCGGGCCGGATCGAGGCGTCGCTGGGCTACGTCGGACCCCAGCACTAG
- a CDS encoding LacI family DNA-binding transcriptional regulator has product MTRRLAEVAKKVGVSEATVSRVLNGKPGVSEATRQAVLSALDVLGYERPTQLRGERARLVGLVLPELQNPIFPAFAEVIGGALAQLGLTPVLCTQTKGGVSEADYVTLLLQQQVSGVVFVGGLYAQADAPHDHYRLLADRNIPVVLVNAAIEHLGFPGVSCDDAVAVEQAWRHLASLGHERIGLVLGPGDHMPSARKLAAARAIAGDLPDEHVARAIFSIEGGHAAASRLIDRGVTGFICASDPLALGVVRAARRKGLGVPSRISVVGYDDSALMNCTEPPLTTVRQPIESMGRAVVELLNAQIGGSAVAAEELLFEPELVVRGSTAQAPRD; this is encoded by the coding sequence ATGACACGACGACTTGCGGAAGTGGCGAAGAAGGTCGGGGTCAGCGAGGCCACCGTCAGCCGGGTGCTCAACGGCAAACCCGGGGTCTCCGAAGCCACCCGGCAGGCCGTGCTGTCCGCGCTCGACGTCCTCGGCTACGAGCGGCCCACCCAGCTGCGCGGCGAACGCGCCCGCCTCGTCGGCCTGGTCCTGCCCGAGTTGCAGAACCCCATCTTCCCGGCGTTCGCCGAGGTCATCGGCGGTGCGCTCGCCCAGCTCGGCCTGACCCCGGTGCTGTGCACGCAGACCAAGGGCGGGGTCTCCGAGGCCGACTACGTGACCCTGCTGCTGCAGCAGCAGGTCTCCGGCGTCGTCTTCGTCGGCGGCCTGTACGCCCAGGCCGACGCCCCGCACGACCACTACCGGCTGCTCGCCGACCGCAACATCCCGGTCGTCCTGGTCAACGCGGCCATCGAGCACCTCGGCTTTCCCGGCGTCTCCTGCGACGACGCGGTCGCCGTCGAGCAGGCCTGGCGGCACCTGGCCTCCCTCGGCCACGAGCGGATCGGCCTGGTCCTCGGACCCGGCGACCACATGCCGTCGGCGCGCAAGCTGGCCGCCGCGCGGGCGATCGCCGGCGACCTCCCTGACGAGCACGTGGCGCGGGCCATCTTCTCCATCGAGGGCGGCCACGCGGCCGCCTCCCGGCTGATCGACCGCGGCGTCACCGGCTTCATCTGCGCCAGCGACCCCCTCGCCCTCGGTGTCGTGCGCGCCGCCCGCCGCAAGGGGCTCGGCGTGCCGTCACGGATCTCCGTGGTCGGTTACGACGACTCCGCGCTGATGAACTGCACCGAACCCCCGCTGACCACCGTCCGCCAGCCCATCGAGTCCATGGGCCGGGCGGTCGTGGAGCTGCTGAACGCGCAGATCGGCGGCAGTGCCGTGGCGGCCGAGGAGCTGCTGTTCGAGCCCGAGCTGGTGGTGCGGGGCTCCACGGCGCAAGCGCCACGCGACTGA
- a CDS encoding MmyB family transcriptional regulator: MAQQAGGQRSALRSVPEDPEAQSYLQDYAAFMEAVPFPSVVVDHRWDVVLANSAFHSLFRGVAPHPTAMPGDNFLRFVLFHPDAAGVLGEHESRWCLPMLAHFAAAVERHGHDHGLQAIRREIAQDPIMEAAYRQGLPHWVRAVGEAAVEHDGAVRPLLHPDPRWGATDCRIVAETPRTLQDMGWTRFTMVLREPRRPAAPRRRSRDRRTASHLTVVPATPEA; this comes from the coding sequence ATGGCACAGCAGGCAGGAGGGCAGCGGTCCGCGTTGCGGTCCGTCCCCGAGGATCCCGAGGCCCAGTCGTATCTCCAGGACTACGCCGCCTTCATGGAGGCGGTCCCCTTCCCGTCCGTGGTCGTCGACCATCGCTGGGACGTCGTGCTGGCCAACAGCGCCTTCCACTCGCTCTTCCGGGGGGTCGCGCCCCACCCGACGGCGATGCCGGGCGACAACTTCCTGAGGTTCGTGCTGTTCCACCCGGACGCCGCCGGGGTGCTGGGCGAGCACGAGTCGCGCTGGTGCCTGCCGATGCTGGCGCACTTCGCCGCCGCCGTGGAGCGGCACGGCCACGACCACGGGTTGCAGGCCATCCGCCGGGAGATCGCGCAGGACCCCATCATGGAGGCCGCCTACCGGCAGGGGCTGCCGCACTGGGTGCGCGCGGTCGGCGAGGCGGCCGTCGAACACGACGGGGCGGTCCGTCCGCTGCTGCACCCGGACCCCCGTTGGGGCGCCACCGACTGCCGGATCGTCGCCGAGACGCCCCGGACCCTGCAGGACATGGGCTGGACCCGGTTCACGATGGTGCTGCGCGAGCCCCGCCGCCCCGCCGCCCCGCGCCGCCGGTCCCGCGACCGCCGTACCGCGAGCCATCTCACGGTGGTGCCCGCCACCCCCGAGGCCTGA
- a CDS encoding helix-turn-helix domain-containing protein, producing MTDGYEVPGATATATLPAVIARVTALADRLGVPHAEVFDTARLSVACGVPEPVVRDLLRGRPAGEPDVQARFLQRLDLLRRTRLKPNGRKYTQQEIADGAGMSRQQAGALINGDRRPTMEHCDAIQRFFRVRAGFLTAEDPEALADTLQRTEQELLQKLADREREAAAAADDPLERLLQDHGVRGIAWRAAQLPTDQHRDKVAEWLDMLLESVKRPES from the coding sequence GTGACGGATGGCTACGAGGTTCCGGGCGCCACGGCGACGGCCACCCTGCCGGCCGTCATCGCCCGCGTCACCGCGCTCGCCGACCGACTCGGCGTGCCGCACGCGGAGGTCTTCGACACCGCCCGGCTCTCCGTGGCCTGCGGTGTCCCCGAGCCCGTCGTCCGGGACCTGCTGCGCGGCCGCCCCGCCGGCGAGCCGGACGTGCAGGCGCGGTTCCTGCAGCGCCTGGACCTGCTGCGCCGCACCCGGCTGAAACCCAACGGGCGCAAGTACACCCAGCAGGAGATCGCCGACGGCGCCGGGATGTCGCGGCAGCAGGCGGGCGCCCTCATCAACGGCGACCGGCGCCCCACCATGGAGCACTGCGACGCCATCCAGCGCTTCTTCCGGGTGCGTGCCGGTTTCCTCACGGCCGAGGACCCCGAGGCGCTCGCGGACACACTCCAGCGCACCGAGCAGGAGCTGTTGCAGAAGCTCGCCGACCGGGAACGGGAGGCGGCCGCGGCGGCCGACGACCCCCTGGAGCGGCTGCTCCAGGACCACGGCGTGCGCGGAATCGCCTGGCGGGCCGCCCAACTGCCCACCGACCAGCACCGCGACAAGGTCGCCGAATGGCTGGACATGCTCCTGGAGAGCGTCAAGCGGCCCGAGTCGTGA
- a CDS encoding 4'-phosphopantetheinyl transferase family protein: protein MIEELLPASVAAVEVHGDDGTEPAPLYPQEAAVVARAVAKRRREFAVVRACARRAMEKLGVPAQAVLPGERGAPGWPAGLAGSMTHCDGYAAAALVRVTHLASLGIDAEPHAPLPAGVLEAVALPSERDRLRRLTARHPGVHWERLLFSAKESVYKAWYPLTRTWLDFSEADMDIAVGPDGATHGRFRAELLVPGPVVGGRRLGAFDGRWTVQRGLVATSVTVPHA from the coding sequence GTGATCGAGGAGCTGCTGCCCGCCTCGGTGGCGGCCGTCGAGGTGCACGGCGACGACGGGACCGAGCCCGCGCCGCTGTACCCGCAGGAGGCGGCGGTCGTCGCGCGGGCGGTCGCCAAACGGCGGCGCGAGTTCGCCGTCGTCCGCGCCTGCGCCCGCCGCGCCATGGAGAAACTGGGCGTGCCCGCGCAGGCCGTCCTCCCCGGCGAGCGCGGCGCCCCCGGCTGGCCGGCCGGGCTGGCCGGCAGCATGACCCACTGCGACGGCTACGCCGCCGCCGCGCTGGTCCGCGTCACCCACCTGGCGTCACTCGGGATCGACGCCGAACCGCACGCGCCGTTGCCCGCCGGCGTGCTGGAGGCCGTGGCCCTGCCGAGCGAGCGGGACCGGCTGCGCCGGCTCACCGCGCGGCACCCGGGCGTCCACTGGGAGCGCCTGCTGTTCAGCGCCAAGGAGTCCGTCTACAAGGCGTGGTACCCGCTCACCCGGACGTGGCTGGACTTCTCGGAGGCCGACATGGACATCGCCGTCGGACCCGACGGGGCGACGCACGGCCGTTTCCGCGCCGAGCTGCTCGTCCCCGGTCCCGTGGTCGGCGGTCGCCGCCTCGGCGCCTTCGACGGCCGCTGGACGGTCCAACGGGGCCTGGTGGCGACCTCCGTGACGGTGCCGCACGCCTGA